The Meriones unguiculatus strain TT.TT164.6M chromosome 1, Bangor_MerUng_6.1, whole genome shotgun sequence genome has a segment encoding these proteins:
- the Sfr1 gene encoding swi5-dependent recombination DNA repair protein 1 homolog: MAEEEGNQDVKSKMESPSDSASTLSDTPQNGNPPSPNSNTQPMSGTLKERLKKTRSSSHFCSVVKRLKVENEENDQTLSEPGASSKEENCSKSQESVEHIDNESEKDSSESKSESKCESKSLDTGSSSTLQNDSVNEKTKENLKEEKAKLVKLVKEKEELLRRLKLVKMYRIKNNLSELEMLIKKWRKCSQQLLYELQEVMSEDEDEKLSLTELIDYYGIDEKVVHYNRTEEEFTGI; encoded by the exons ATGGCTGAGGAAG aaggaAATCAGGACGTCAAGTCCAAGATGGAAAGCCCTTCAGATTCAGCATCAACTTTATCTGACACTCCTCAGAATGGGAATCCACCATCACCAAATTCAAATACACAA CCTATGAGTGGAACACTGAAAGAAAGATTAAAGAAAACAAGGTCTTCATCTCATTTTTGTAGTGTGGTGAAGCGACTTAAAGTAGAGAATGAAGAAAATGATCAGACCCTTTCAGAACCAGGAGCatcttcaaaagaagaaaattgttcCAAATCCCAAGAAAGTGTGGAACACATAGACAATGAATCTGAAAAAGACAGCTCGGAGAGTAAATCTGAATCTAAGTGTGAATCTAAGTCACTTGATACTGGGTCATCTAGTACCCTCCAAAATGATTCTGTGAAtgagaaaactaaagaaaatttaaaggaagaaaaagcaaaattggTAAAGCTGGTTAAAGAGAAGGAAGAACTCCTTCGGAGGTTAAAACTAGTCAAAATGTATAGAATAAAG aATAACCTGTCTGAGTTGGAGATGTTAATAAAGAAGTGGAGGAAGTGCAGCCAGCAGCTGCTCTATGAGCTGCAGGAGGTTATGTCGGAGGATGAGGATGAGAAGCTGAGCCTCACTGAGTTGATCGACTACTATGGGATAGATGAAAAAGTGGTGCACTACAACAGAACTGAAGAGGAATTCACAGGGATTTGA